The following proteins come from a genomic window of Acinonyx jubatus isolate Ajub_Pintada_27869175 chromosome C1, VMU_Ajub_asm_v1.0, whole genome shotgun sequence:
- the LYPD6B gene encoding ly6/PLAUR domain-containing protein 6B → MLPLRHALAVAVVQIFILSENWALAKNINFYNVRPPLDPTPFPNSFKCFTCENARDNYNCNRWAEDKWCPQNTQYCLTVHHFTSHGRSTSITKKCASRSECHFVGCHHSRDSEHTECRSCCEGMICNVELPTNHTNAVFAVMHAQRTSGSSAPTLYLPVLAWVSVPLLT, encoded by the exons ATGCTGCCCCTCCGTCATGCCCTGGCTGTAGCTGTTGTCCAGATCTTTATCTTGTCAGAAAACTGGGCATTGGCCAAGAACATCAACTTCTACAACGTGAGGCCTCCTCTGGACC ctacGCCATTTCCAAATAGCTTCAAGTGTTTTACCTGTGAAAATGCAAGGGATAATTATAACTGCAATCGATGGGCAGAAGACAAATGGTGCCCACAAA ATACACAGTACTGTCTGACAGTTCACCACTTCACCAGCCACGGAAGAAGTACATCCATTACCAAAAAATGTGCCTCCAGAAGTGAATGTCATTTTGTTGGCTGCCACCACAGCCGAGATTCTGAACATACA GAGTGTAGGTCTTGCTGTGAAGGAATGATCTGTAATGTAGAGTTACCCACCAACCACACTAATGCAGTCTTCGCCGTGATGCATGCTCAGAGAACATCCGGCAGCAGTGCCCCCACGCTCTACCTACCAGTGCTGGCCTGGGTCTCCGTGCCTCTGCTGACATGA